A portion of the Manihot esculenta cultivar AM560-2 chromosome 2, M.esculenta_v8, whole genome shotgun sequence genome contains these proteins:
- the LOC110608588 gene encoding lignin-forming anionic peroxidase, with the protein MGSRFSFTFMVLTIVLMVLSCLPCQAQLSSNFYDDTCPNALSTIRTVIRSAVSRERRMAASLVRLQFHDCFVQGCDGSILLDDTPSMAGEKFARNNNQSVRGFEVIDDAKAEVESICPGVVSCADIVAIAARDASVAVGGPSWTVKLGRRDSTSASRAEANRNLPGFSDSLESLISSFEGKGLSERDLVALSGSHTIGQASCLTFRDRIYDNASDIDAGFASTRRRQCPATGGDRNLAPLDLVTPNSFDNNYFKNLLQKKGLLQSDQVLFSGGSTDSIVDEYSRSPSAFNSDFASAMVKMGDIDPKTGSQGEIRRLCNVVNN; encoded by the exons ATGGGTTCTcgtttttctttcactttcatgGTTTTGACGATAGTCTTAATGGTTCTTTCATGCTTGCCATGTCAAGCACAGCTTTCTTCAAATTTCTATGACGACACATGTCCTAATGCATTGAGTACTATTCGCACGGTTATTAGATCGGCTGTCTCGCGAGAGCGTAGAATGGCAGCATCTCTCGTTCGCCTTCAGTTCCATGATTGCTTTGTTCag GGGTGTGATGGTTCAATCTTGCTGGATGATACGCCTTCAATGGCTGGAGAGAAATTTGCACGCAACAACAACCAGTCTGTTAGAGGATTCGAAGTCATAGATGACGCCAAGGCTGAAGTTGAGAGCATATGCCCTGGAGTCGTTTCATGCGCTGATATTGTGGCAATAGCTGCCCGTGATGCTTCTGTTGCT gTTGGTGGACCGTCATGGACAGTGAAGCTGGGAAGGAGAGACTCTACCTCTGCAAGCCGAGCCGAAGCCAATCGCAACCTTCCAGGTTTTAGTGATAGCCTTGAAAGTCTCATCTCTTCGTTTGAAGGGAAAGGTTTAAGTGAAAGAGACTTGGTTGCTCTTTCAG GATCACATACAATAGGCCAAGCGAGTTGCCTGACCTTCCGTGACAGGATCTACGACAATGCAAGTGATATCGATGCTGGTTTTGCAAGCACACGGAGGCGCCAGTGTCCGGCCACTGGTGGGGATAGGAATCTTGCACCACTGGATTTGGTGACGCCAAATTCTTTTGATAACAACTACTTCAAGAACCTTCTTCAAAAAAAGGGACTTCTTCAATCAGATCAGGTGCTTTTTAGCGGTGGATCAACAGACAGCATTGTTGATGAGTACAGCCGCAGCCCTTCAGCTTTCAATTCTGATTTTGCTTCTGCCATGGTAAAGATGGGAGATATAGATCCAAAAACTGGTTCTCAAGGAGAGATTCGCAGGCTTTGCAATGTTgttaataattaa